In Octopus bimaculoides isolate UCB-OBI-ISO-001 chromosome 14, ASM119413v2, whole genome shotgun sequence, the following are encoded in one genomic region:
- the LOC106883187 gene encoding protocadherin beta-13: MWLQVCIFLFLLRQSNCMESYYVNEEEPPGTFVGDIADSLPQQDKSNIVFEMLQGKSKNLFRVTKSGKVYTLQKLDAEALCSYNAECYRTLDVTIKSDGTVKYVREIKIIINDIDDNKPIFPKSEVNLHFSEADGKGMKKPIINAMDKDISIQNSEIKYEINKGDDAPFSLDISKKVDGTSQLKIVLDEQLDRETKNTHMIQVIAKGSRSSEEESILKIKIDVLDFNDNPPVFMQKKYNFSIGNTVRSNMPIAAVSATDADSGMNSKISYRFSSKTLKAAVSHFKLNEESGEIFLNTQISKMKQKSYQLYIEATDGGSPALSSDAIVWVFVTNQENNAPHIEVNFITQSNNTLTISENIPVDSFLAYVKISDNDKGKNGDVHCGVKHDYFYLKDVDENRYTLKLKKEVDRESTTSMSFKITCQDKGSPPLSAEKKFSVHIVDVNDVPPQFTKSSFTFITYENGEKGFPIGFVNVSDPDSGPGGEVSYSLKSETNRNFPFHISNFGFISTTQSLDREQCDIYRFKVLAKDNGTPSLTSTANITVEIVDVNDNAPYFTFPSRNLFNVEFNYYPGSSKEITTLRASDRDSHVNAFLKYEILGGNAKKLFKVNPYTGVLSFAHTVNQNDAGSYDLKLAVKDKGKPVLSATTTLKLKLTVSNKTLTTFTAASKIPDNSININLFIIIIVAAVIVSLVLVISITLCIVKRNDQRNIHYSTVMSSPRKYPHTNKHIEYFHKQLPHSDTPVTMPVMCRRQSLPGFQSDHNWSDPGIHYHTLKEGRPKINIQRTTTSPDTAGDKETKFTSPYCYSDLSTISYADSGRGYSEGYTTHYEELPDPYLRRQETHPEEETPKADSTLPRNNNTGTMPCPKLPDNNVDTNTDENTKLKSFSPDSTFQQLPLKNSFSSTNKPLPAIPNVP; the protein is encoded by the exons ATGTGGTTACAAGTTTGTATATTCTTGTTTCTCCTAAGACAATCAAATTGTATGGAAAGCTACTATGTAAATGAAGAAGAACCTCCAGGAACATTTGTAGGGGATATTGCAGACAGTCTTCCCCAGCAAGACAAATCTAATATAGTTTTTGAAATGCTTCAGGGAAAAAGCAAAAATTTATTCCGTGTCACCAAGAGTGGAAAAGTATATACACTTCAAAAACTAGATGCAGAAGCTCTTTGTTCTTACAATGCAGAATGTTACAGAACACTTGATGTTACAATAAAAAGTGATGGCACTGtaaaatatgtcagagaaattaaGATAATTATAAATGATATTGATGACAATAAACCCATATTTCCAAAGTCTGAAGTGAACCTTCATTTTTCTGAAGCTGATGGTAAAGGTATGAAAAAACCTATCATCAATGCTATGGATAAAGATATAAGCATACAAAACTCTGAAATCaagtatgaaataaataaaggtgATGATGCACCATTTTCCTTAGATATTTCTAAGAAAGTGGATGGAACATCTCAACTAAAAATAGTGTTAGATGAACAACTTGATCGGGAAACTAAAAATACACATATGATCCAAGTCATTGCCAAAGGTAGTAGATCTTCAGAAGAAGAAAGTAtcttaaaaatcaaaattgatgTTTTAGATTTCAACGATAATCCTCCTGTCTTCATGCAGAAAAAGTACAATTTTTCCATAGGAAACACAGTGCGAAGTAACATGCCAATAGCAGCTGTTTCTGCAACAGATGCTGATTCTGGTATGAATAGTAAAATTTCATATCGGTTCAGCTCAAAAACATTAAAAGCTGCTGTAtcacattttaaattaaatgaagagtCTGGAGAAATCTTCCTCAATACACAAATttctaaaatgaaacaaaaaagctACCAGCTTTATATTGAGGCCACTGATGGAGGTAGCCCTGCTTTGAGTTCGGATGCAATAGTTTGGGTATTTGTGACTAATCAAGAGAACAATGCACCTCATATTGAAGTTAACTTTATTACTCAATCAAACAATACATTAACGATTTCAGAAAATATACCGGTGGATAGCTTCCTTGCATATGTAAAAATTAGTGATAATGATAAGGGGAAAAATGGTGATGTTCATTGTGGTGTAAaacatgattatttttatttaaaagatgTAGACGAAAACAGATACACATTAAAACTGAAAAAGGAAGTTGACAGGGAGTCAACAACAAGTATGAGTTTTAAGATTACATGTCAAGATAAAGGATCTCCCCCTTTATCTGCAGAAAAGAAATTTTCTGTTCATATCGTAGATGTTAATGATGTACCACCACAGTTTACCAAGAGTTCATTTACATTTATAACATatgaaaatggagagaaaggCTTTCCTATTGGCTTTGTTAATGTTAGTGATCCTGATTCAGGGCCTGGCGGAGAAGTTAGTTATTCtcttaaaagtgaaacaaatagAAACTTTCCTTtccatatttctaattttggattTATATCAACCACCCAATCACTAGACAGAGAACAGTGTGACATTTATCGATTCAAAGTTTTAGCAAAAGACAATGGAACTCCTTCACTGACAAGCACAGCAAATATCACTGTTGAAATTGTTGATGTAAATGATAATGCTCCCTATTTTACCTTCCCCAGTAGAAATCTGTTCAATGTGGAGTTCAACTATTATCCAGGCAGTAGCAAGGAAATCACCACTCTAAGAGCTTCTGACAGAGACAGCCATGTAAATGCTTTCCTTAAGTATGAAATACTTGGAGGCAATGCTAAAAAGTTATTTAAAGTTAACCCATATACAGGAGTTTTGTCTTTTGCTCACACAGTTAACcaaaatgatgctggatcatatGATCTAAAATTAGCAGTCAAAGACAAAGGCAAACCAGTTTTATCAGCAACAACTACACTGAAATTGAAACTAACTGTTAGcaataaaacattaacaacattTACAGCAGCATCAAAAATACCAGACAATAGCAttaatataaatctatttattataattattgtggcaGCTGTGATAGTATCTCTTGTTCTTGTCATCTCAATAACATTGTGCATAGTGAAAAGGAATGATCAAAGGAACATTCATTACAGTACAGTGATGAGCTCACCAAGGAAATACccccatacaaacaaacatatagaatatttCCATAAACAACTACCTCACTCGGATACACCAGTTACAATGCCTGTTATGTGCAGAAGGCAGTCTCTACCTGGATTTCAGTCAGATCATAACTGGAGTGATCCAGGAATACATTACCATACTCTAAAAGAAGGCAGA CCTAAAATAAACATTCAAAGAACCACCACGAGCCCTGATACTGctggagacaaagaaacaaagtttACGTCACCCTATTGCTATAGTGATTTATCAACGATATCCTATGCAGACAGTGGCCGTGGATACAGTGAAGGATACACTACACATTATGAGGAATTACCAG ATCCTTACCTTAGGAGACAAGAAACTCACCCAGAAGAAGAAACACCAAAAGCAGACAGTACCCTTCCAAGGAATAATAATACAGGGACCATGCCATGCCCTAAATTACCAGACAATAATGTAGATACTAACActgatgaaaatacaaaattaaaatcgTTTTCCCCAGACAGTACATTTCAACAGCTACCATTGAAAAATAGCTTTTCTTCCACAAACAAACCTCTACCAGCAATACCAAATGTGCCATAA